The Poecilia reticulata strain Guanapo linkage group LG13, Guppy_female_1.0+MT, whole genome shotgun sequence genome has a segment encoding these proteins:
- the LOC103474701 gene encoding succinate receptor 1, producing the protein MNVQIVAAQAPCLTPVHTGRNCRNHTMVMNSTNLNEVLERYYLSPLYALEFCVGFPLNLVVVLGYIFCLQEWQSCNVYVFSLAISDLIFLCTLPHLSYLYANVQAVTVPALCVINRYVLHVNLYSSILFMVWISMDRFLLIKYPMRNHRLLRPRAALVVTGLTWLVVNVEVCPLITLLVQDLQKKNWSSCEDFASLKGDINPLGYSLGLTVTGYILPLLALCAFSQQISHLLQMQERAVQHRTSYKRPLRVVASATVMFLILYTPYHVLRNIRIASQQPWAHVDSSSLDYIKAMYVLTRPLAFLHSIINPVFYFLMGDKFRELLMSKIRNVSSKTKLRREPAQPCLPQES; encoded by the exons ATGAA TGTACAAATAGTGGCGGCACAGGCTCCTTGTCTCACCCCAGTTCACACCGGCAGAAACTGCAGGAACCACACAATG GTGATGAACTCCACAAACCTAAACGAAGTGCTGGAGAGATACTACTTGTCGCCGCTCTACGCGCTGGAGTTCTGCGTCGGCTTCCCCCTCAACCTCGTCGTCGTGCTCGGCTACATATTTTGCTTGCAGGAGTGGCAGAGCTGCAACGTTTACGTCTTCAGCCTGGCCATCTCCGACCTCATTTTCCTCTGCACTCTGCCACACCTCTCCTACCTGTACGCAAACGTGCAAGCCGTCACCGTCCCAGCTCTTTGCGTCATAAACCGCTACGTCCTGCACGTCAACCTTTACTCCTCCATCCTCTTCATGGTCTGGATCAGCATGGATCGCTTCCTGCTCATAAAGTACCCGATGCGAAACCACCGCCTGCTGAGGCCGAGAGCGGCGCTGGTCGTCACGGGCCTGACCTGGCTGGTCGTAAACGTTGAAGTCTGTCCGTTGATAACTCTGCTGGTGCAGGACCTGCAGAAAAAGAACTGGAGCAGCTGCGAGGATTTTGCCAGCCTTAAAGGAGATATTAACCCACTGGGCTACAGCTTGGGGTTAACAGTAACCGGCTACATTCTCCCTCTGCTCGCACTTTGTGCCTTTTCCCAGCAAATCTCCCACCTCCTCCAAATGCAGGAGCGAGCCGTACAACACAGGACGTCCTACAAGAGGCCTCTCAGAGTCGTTGCTTCGGCCACGGTCATGTTCCTCATCCTCTACACCCCGTACCACGTTCTTAGAAACATCAGAATCGCATCTCAGCAGCCTTGGGCCCATGTTGACAGCTCTTCCCTGGATTACATCAAAGCCATGTACGTCTTGACCCGACCGCTGGCGTTTTTGCACAGCATCATTAATCCGGTCTTCTACTTTCTCATGGGA